A single Tenacibaculum sp. Bg11-29 DNA region contains:
- a CDS encoding alpha/beta fold hydrolase, with translation MRKVYFISGTMCTIDLWQFVFPNLKNIAPIHIDITSATSFDEINNIIHAKIKEPAIIVGFSLGGFSALNFAVHYPERIKKLVIIAANVNGLNEKEIQLRKSTIDFLETHTYKGISKQRIQKFLHPRNYKNEAIISVIKKMDTDLGKPVLIRQLKATSSRLNIAKQVSELHIPIVFIAAENDLFASATILKEFTNKTHKGKYLFVKNCGHMIPLEKPKELATLLSLI, from the coding sequence ATGAGAAAGGTCTATTTTATTTCAGGAACCATGTGTACAATTGATTTATGGCAATTTGTTTTCCCTAACTTAAAAAACATCGCACCTATTCATATTGATATTACTTCGGCAACCTCTTTTGATGAAATAAATAACATTATCCATGCTAAAATTAAAGAACCCGCTATAATTGTCGGATTTTCTTTAGGAGGATTTTCTGCATTAAACTTTGCGGTTCATTATCCTGAAAGAATAAAAAAACTAGTAATTATTGCTGCAAATGTTAACGGATTAAATGAAAAGGAGATTCAATTACGAAAAAGTACTATTGATTTTTTAGAAACACACACGTATAAAGGAATCTCAAAACAAAGAATTCAAAAATTTTTACATCCCAGAAATTATAAAAATGAAGCAATTATATCTGTTATAAAAAAAATGGATACCGATTTAGGAAAACCTGTTTTAATTCGTCAATTAAAAGCCACCTCTTCTAGACTAAACATAGCTAAACAAGTTTCTGAATTACATATACCTATAGTATTTATTGCCGCTGAAAATGATCTATTCGCTTCAGCTACAATTTTAAAAGAATTCACCAACAAAACACATAAAGGAAAGTATCTTTTTGTTAAAAACTGTGGTCATATGATTCCTTTAGAAAAACCAAAAGAGCTTGCCACTTTGCTAAGTTTAATTTGA
- a CDS encoding LexA family transcriptional regulator produces the protein MEISEKITTIRDTFNLNNFSFSKRIGVTGTTVDSIINGRPQADGSRKKTKPGYDVLTAIINEFNINPDYLFGKSEVMLTSDVKNNPTYSGVPQVVAVNNTGNENIIYVPIQARAGYLTGYGDSNYIEQLPSFNMPHLNNGTFRCFEVQGNSMVRTFFDGDLVFGKYVESLSDIKDGRVYIIVTKNDGIVLKRVINRIKERGKLILKSDNKDGNYPMYTINAEEIMEVWYVTMFASKQMPEPVDVYDRLHDLESKLVELQEQVNNKN, from the coding sequence ATGGAGATCTCAGAAAAAATAACAACAATTAGAGACACTTTTAATTTAAATAATTTTTCTTTTTCAAAACGAATTGGCGTTACAGGAACCACTGTAGACAGCATAATTAATGGGAGACCACAGGCAGACGGAAGTAGAAAAAAGACCAAACCAGGGTATGATGTACTTACGGCTATTATCAATGAATTTAATATTAATCCTGATTATTTATTCGGAAAAAGTGAAGTAATGCTAACTTCTGACGTAAAAAATAATCCAACATATTCTGGAGTCCCACAAGTTGTTGCAGTAAATAACACAGGGAATGAAAATATAATATACGTACCTATACAAGCTAGAGCTGGTTATTTAACTGGCTATGGAGATTCAAATTACATAGAACAGCTACCATCTTTTAACATGCCCCACTTAAACAATGGTACTTTTCGCTGTTTTGAAGTACAAGGAAACTCTATGGTACGCACTTTTTTTGATGGTGATCTTGTTTTTGGTAAATACGTAGAAAGCCTTAGCGACATAAAAGATGGTCGTGTATACATTATTGTTACTAAAAATGATGGGATAGTACTAAAACGTGTGATTAATAGAATTAAAGAAAGAGGCAAACTTATTTTAAAAAGTGACAACAAAGATGGTAATTACCCTATGTACACTATAAATGCTGAGGAAATTATGGAAGTTTGGTATGTTACCATGTTCGCTTCTAAACAAATGCCTGAACCTGTTGACGTTTATGATAGATTACATGATTTAGAGAGTAAACTAGTAGAATTACAAGAACAAGTTAATAATAAAAACTAG